A window of Argopecten irradians isolate NY chromosome 1, Ai_NY, whole genome shotgun sequence contains these coding sequences:
- the LOC138305579 gene encoding baculoviral IAP repeat-containing protein 7-B-like, with the protein MVIVVTDFTEGEDEIDGLGSQPLSGAASSTNTYWTQKRKDEEEGDLKYEFNRLETFLFWPEESAVSAEALAQNGFYFIGPAGQDRVRCVFCEVVLKEWEPGDVVSDDHKKFSKGCPFVCGASVGNVPFHGPYDHWNPFNKEKVSWKKRLLSFRDWSKYIQQRPRVLAASGFYYKGRGDIVQCFCCGGIVRQWLVNDDPWLEHMKHFPTCYHIQNNIAYHKMPTTLREVPISPTQHPQPAIRSLVDRQPMHRSTSEIALEMGYSMDLIAIYREYLRKQNNVEAEDPNEFILDLERFKVQPETQPPGHFETDSPPERKPGIDRRKREESVSSFCESCGEDEPDSCYVVKLDCGHNVCCEPYAINCETCAECKKKVRACLKVPLQVSQHSRNVNDTSSQTNSKVNFN; encoded by the exons ATGGTAATTGTGGTAACAGATTTTACTGAAGGGGAAGATGAGATAGATGGCCTAGGATCTCAACCATTGTCAGGTGCAGCCTCCTCCACAAATACATATTGGACACAGAAGAGGAAAGATGAAGAGGAAGGTGACTTGAAGTATGAATTCAATCGCTTAGAAACATTTCTTTTCTGGCCTGAAGAGTCTGCAGTCAGTGCTGAAGCTCTGGCTCAAAATGGCTTTTACTTTATAGGACCTGCTGGCCAAGATCGCGTCCGCTGTGTTTTCTGTGAGGTGGTTCTTAAAGAATGGGAACCAGGCGATGTTGTAAGTGACGACCACAAAAAGTTTTCTAAAGGCTGTCCATTTGTATGTGGAGCATCTGTGGGGAATGTTCCATTTCACGGACCATATGATCATTGGAATCCTTTCAATAAGGAAAAGGTTAGCTGGAAAAAAAGATTGCTTTCATTTCGAGATTGGTCCAAATACATTCAACAGAGACCAAGAGTTTTAGCTGCTTCTGGATTCTATTACAAAG GTCGTGGGGATATTGTGCAGTGTTTCTGTTGTGGAGGGATTGTCAGACAGTGGCTTGTTAACGATGATCCCTGGTTAGAGCACATGAAGCATTTTCCAACATGTTATCATATTCAGAACAATATTGCATACCATAAAATGCCAACAACTCTTCGTGAAGTTCCAATATCGCCCACACAACATCCACAGCCAGCGATTAGGTCTCTTGTCGACAGACAACCAATGCACCGCTCTACATCAGAGATTGCTTTAGAGATGGGGTATAGCATGGACCTCATTGCAATATACAGGGAATACCTGAGAAAACAAAACA aTGTGGAAGCGGAAGATCCCAACGAGTTTATTCTTGACCTTGAGAGGTTCAAAGTTCAACCTGAAACCCAACCACCAGGGCACTTTGAAACTGATAGTCCGCCAGAAAGAAAACCCGGAATTGATCGCAGAA AACGTGAGGAGAGTGTATCTTCTTTCTGTGAAAGTTGTGGAGAAGACGAGCCGGACTCTTGTTACGTTGTGAAGCTTGATTGTGGTCACAATGTATGCTGTGAACCGTACGCAATTAATTGCGAGACATGCGCAGAATGCAAGAAGAAAGTGAGGGCGTGTCTTAAGGTTCCATTACAGGTATCACAGCACAGTCGTAACGTGAATGATACCAGCTCCCAAACAAATAGTAAAGTCAACTTCAACTAg
- the LOC138311048 gene encoding transmembrane protein 35B-like — MARLAEYALTGFLSLVYIAMGFVKLYPTSQQMAFAITRQFQGYAKVCPTVLFEFVPDPHKYRVFVGVWEVCCGLALFTGDRELKQGASGILLVIMSLMLISNALLKNYSTMFFFAMHFFFLSYLFARFCRKPVQLITEEEEEKDFKKEQ, encoded by the exons ATGGCGCGGTTAGCGGAGTACGCCCTGACAGGGTTCCTGTCTTTGGTATACATAGCGATGGGCTTCGTCAAGCTCTATCCAACCTCCCAACAGATGGCGTTCGCTATT ACTAGACAGTTCCAAGGCTACGCCAAGGTGTGTCCTACAGTTCTGTTTGAATTCGTACCTGATCCTCACAAATACCGCGTGTTCGTGGGAGTATGGGAAGTCTGCTGCGGCCTTGCCTTATTCACTGGTGATCGTGAACTCAAACAAGGTGCATCCGGAATTCTCCTCGTCATCATGTCACTCATGTTAATATCAAACGCTCTCCTTAAAAACTATTCCACCATGTTCTTCTTCGCCATGCACTTCTTCTTCCTGTCCTACCTATTCGCCAGGTTTTGTCGGAAACCCGTGCAGCTTATAACGGAAGAAGAGGAAGAGAAGGACTTCAAGAAAGAGCAATGA